The proteins below are encoded in one region of Triticum aestivum cultivar Chinese Spring chromosome 1B, IWGSC CS RefSeq v2.1, whole genome shotgun sequence:
- the LOC123100188 gene encoding uncharacterized protein, with product MEFHQHPRRPVALSRSVVITEQSSIPSLLLLGKLVSDGGPDSASLQAKLRQTWCPSGMVNFWRVTDGALLIQFYEAEDLTRVLDGAPWSCDGDNLFLVQHLKPGMNMVDQIAGFTKAELWVQFHLVPEDHCNPTSVYALAARIGEPVNCELRANPIEFLRARIRVDITRPLQQSVDVELENGKDAWVSVVYEGIPSLCGSCRILGHPADRCRRANQPAAAAAYRSEKPPVYVPSRLGSRRSTSRAPSSPLTDKSSPRQEGNAPVLETALAPPAPRSGQGRHFSVKGSCSNFFEIICLKTSTKEVGKIKPSSTGDNLQDQDQALQINSVHGSVQEPSIIETKVSHLDTTLITNSHFTVKAQGSRSRKHARIEVMLETQCSPQLIMGSMQWLSQKGKGLCAEYDGKRGIISIFALQIDQNTDPVDLIIYLFPKFRTNADTNGKHESPARYADTKMCFHDENCCEVTLKDSQKEKKVTFNGTRNDRDPSIMEAEGTQLDNTLITQSHFIVKAKGSRSMKHARIDVMMKTQCSPELIMGAMDWLSQKAEGLCAEYDGQKGIISIFGLQIDQNTDPVDLIACLFPKIGPKTELAETNKKPDSPARFADTMMRFHDANCCKVTLKDSQKQKKVTFKGTGKDGV from the exons ATGGAGTTTCACCAACACCCGAGAAGGCCCGTTGCCCTATCAAGGAGTGTGGTCATCACGGAGCAGAGCAGCATACCCAGCCTGCTGCTCTTAGGTAAGCTCGTCTCTGATGGCGGCCCGGACTCGGCCTCGCTCCAGGCCAAGCTTCGCCAAACTTGGTGTCCCTCGGGTATGGTCAACTTCTGGCGAGTCACAGACGGTGCCTTGCTGATCCAGTTCTACGAGGCGGAGGACCTGACCAGGGTGCTGGACGGAGCACCGTGGTCCTGCGACGGAGACAACCTCTTCCTCGTGCAGCACCTCAAGCCGGGAATGAACATGGTCGATCAGATCGCCGGGTTCACCAAGGCCGAGCTCTGGGTGCAGTTTCACCTCGTCCCCGAGGATCACTGCAACCCCACCTCTGTCTATGCGCTCGCCGCGCGCATCGGCGAGCCGGTCAACTGCGAACTGAGAGCGAACCCCATCGAGTTCCTCCGGGCGCGGATCCGGGTGGACATCACGCGGCCTCTTCAACAATCGGTCGACGTCGAGCTGGAAAACGGCAAGGATGCATGGGTGTCCGTGGTGTATGAGGGCATCCCCAGCTTGTGCGGGTCCTGCAGGATTCTGGGTCACCCGGCAGACCGCTGCCGCAGGGCAAACCAGCCTGCCGCTGCGGCGGCGTATCGTTCCGAGAAGCCGCCCGTTTACGTTCCAAGCCGCCTAGGGTCAAGACGGTCCACGTCAAGAGCACCATCATCACCTCTCACGGACAAGAGTTCTCCTCGTCAAGAAGGGAATGCACCTGTGTTGGAGACTGCCCTGGCACCTCCAGCACCAAGATCAGGGCAAGGGCGACACTTCTCAGTAAAAGGCAGCTGTTCCAACTTCTTCGAGATCATCTGTCTCAAAACGTCGACAAAGGAAGTCGGAAAGATAAAACCTAGCAGCACTGGGGATAATTTGCAAGACCAAGATCAGGCACTACAGATAAATTCTGTACACGGAAGTGTTCAG GAGCCTTCCATCATAGAAACAAAAGTGTCTCATCTAGATACCACCCTGATCACAAACTCGCATTTCACTGTAAAAGCACAAGGGTCAAGGTCAAGGAAGCATGCAAGGATCGAAGTGATGTTGGAAACACAATGCTCACCACAGTTAATAATGGGATCCATGCAATGGTTATCCCAAAAGGGAAAAG GTTTGTGTGCAGAATATGATGGCAAGCGTGGCATCATCAGTATATTTGCATTGCAAATTGATCAAAACACGGATCCAGTTGATCTAATAATATATCTGTTTCCCAAGTTCAGAACAAATGCAGACACCAATGGAAAACATGAAAGTCCGGCAAGATATGCAGACACGAAGATGTGTTTCCATGACGAGAATTGTTGTGAGGTGACCTTGAAGgattctcaaaaagaaaaaaaagttacCTTCAATGGAACAAGAAATGATAGG GACCCTTCAATCATGGAAGCAGAAGGTACTCAACTAGATAACACCCTGATCACACAATCACATTTCATTGTAAAAGCAAAAGGGTCAAGATCTATGAAACATGCAAGAATAGATGTGATGATGAAAACACAATGTTCACCAGAGTTGATAATGGGAGCAATGGACTGGCTATCCCAAAAAGCGGAAG GTTTGTGTGCAGAGTATGATGGACAGAAAGGTATCATTAGTATCTTTGGATTGCAAATTGATCAAAACACGGATCCAGTTGATCTAATCGCATGCCTATTTCCCAAGATCGGCCCAAAAACTGAACTTGCAGAGACCAACAAAAAACCTGATAGCCCGGCAAGATTTGCAGACACGATGATGCGTTTCCATGATGCAAACTGTTGCAAAGTAACTTTAAAGGATTCTCAGAAACAAAAAAAGGTTACCTTCAAGGGAACAGGGAAGGATGGTGTATAA